Proteins from one Sander lucioperca isolate FBNREF2018 chromosome 16, SLUC_FBN_1.2, whole genome shotgun sequence genomic window:
- the LOC116059786 gene encoding CD209 antigen-like protein C isoform X1 gives MSADTVAAPRLSLNVRYNRNFQENSREEEESQVEILEDEEHHADLGPQRARPHTQNNPAANNRRCFRATAVTLGGFYLLILAGLFIRLTLLQTRYEMLQTRYDQLSNNSQLQDEVKQLKNRTEDKSCPHGWTRFGCSCYFKSKEKDYWDGSRADCKKRGADLVVINNEEEQKFVSELSKDGESWIGLWDERRQAEWKWVDGSLLTETFWAAGLPHYDTYLSAATCCDQQGKWTQNRYYETKKRICEKKIL, from the exons ATGTCTGCAGATACTGTCGCTGCTCCACGTTTGAGCCTGAATGTGAGATATAACAGAAACTTCCAAGAGAacagcagagaggaagaggagagtcaGGTGGAGATCTTAGAGGATGAAGAGCATCACGCTGATCTCGGGCCACAAAGAGCCA GACCACACACTCAAAACAACCCTGCAGCCAACAACAGAAGGTGTTTCAGAGCTACTGCAGTGACTCTGGGAGGGTTTTATCTTCTGATATTGGCTGGACTCTTCATTCGCT TAACTTTGCTGCAGACCAGATACGAGATGCTGCAGACCAGATACGACCAACTGAGCAACAACAGTCAGTTACAGGATGAAGTAAAGCAGCTGAAGAACAGAACTGAAG ATAAAAGCTGTCCTCATGGATGGACAAGATTTGGATGCAGTTGTTACTTTAAATCTAAAGAGAAGGACTATTGGGATGGAAGCAGAGCTGACTGTAAGAAGAGAGGAGCAGATCTGGTTGTCATAAACAACGAAGAGGAACag AAGTTTGTCTCTGAGCTGAGTAAGGATGGAGAGTCCTGGATTGGTCTATGGGATGAAAGGAGACAAGCAGAATGGAAATGGGTGGATGGATCACTGCTGACAGAAAC GTTCTGGGCAGCAGGACTGCCTCACTATGACACTTACCTGTCCGCTGCAACATGCTGCGATCAACAAGGAAAATGGACACAAAATAGATATTATGAAACTAAGAAGAGGATTTGTGAGAAAAAGATTCTTTGA